Proteins encoded in a region of the Puniceibacterium sp. IMCC21224 genome:
- the preA gene encoding NAD-dependent dihydropyrimidine dehydrogenase subunit PreA — translation MADLTTEFVGIKSPNPFWLASAPPTDKEYNVRRAFEAGWGGVVWKTLGEAGPPVVNVNGPRYGAIWGADRRLLGLNNIELITDRPLEVNLREIKAVKRDYPDRALVVSLMVPCVEEAWKAILPLVEETGADGVELNFGCPHGMSERGMGSAVGQVPEYIKMVTRWVKQNTRMPCIVKLTPNITDIKQPALAALNGGADAVSLINTINSITSVDLDLYAPEPTIDGKGAHGGYCGPAVKPIALNMVAEIARTPEMAHLPISGIGGVTTWKDAAEFMALGAGNVQVCTAAMTYGFKVVQEMISGLSDYMDRKEMVATSELVRKAVPNLCDWQHLNLNYIAKAKINQDLCISCGRCFAVCEDTSHQAIAMTADRVFSVKDDECVACNLCVNVCPVEDCITMEEMKPGAIDLRTGKVVDPHYANWTTHPNNPGVIKAAE, via the coding sequence ATGGCTGATCTGACAACCGAATTCGTAGGCATTAAGAGCCCGAACCCCTTCTGGCTGGCTTCGGCGCCACCAACAGACAAGGAATACAACGTCCGCCGTGCCTTTGAGGCTGGCTGGGGTGGCGTGGTCTGGAAAACCCTTGGCGAAGCCGGGCCACCGGTCGTCAACGTCAATGGTCCGCGTTACGGCGCAATCTGGGGGGCGGACCGGCGGCTGCTGGGGCTCAACAATATTGAACTGATCACCGACCGCCCGCTCGAGGTCAACCTGCGTGAGATCAAAGCGGTCAAGCGCGACTATCCCGATCGAGCGTTGGTCGTTTCGCTCATGGTGCCCTGTGTCGAAGAGGCATGGAAGGCAATCCTTCCACTGGTCGAAGAGACGGGCGCCGACGGAGTTGAGCTGAACTTCGGCTGCCCGCATGGTATGTCTGAACGCGGTATGGGCTCTGCGGTCGGCCAGGTGCCAGAGTACATTAAGATGGTGACACGCTGGGTCAAACAGAACACACGGATGCCCTGCATCGTAAAACTCACTCCGAATATCACCGACATAAAACAGCCGGCGCTTGCCGCGCTTAACGGCGGTGCCGACGCCGTGTCGCTGATCAACACGATCAATTCGATCACGTCGGTCGATCTGGATCTCTATGCACCGGAACCGACCATCGACGGCAAGGGCGCGCACGGGGGCTATTGCGGGCCCGCGGTTAAGCCTATCGCTCTTAATATGGTGGCCGAGATCGCGCGTACCCCTGAAATGGCACATCTGCCGATCAGCGGAATTGGGGGTGTGACTACTTGGAAGGATGCTGCCGAATTCATGGCGCTTGGTGCCGGTAATGTTCAGGTCTGCACGGCGGCGATGACCTATGGTTTCAAGGTGGTGCAAGAGATGATCTCTGGCCTTTCCGACTACATGGATCGCAAAGAGATGGTTGCCACATCGGAACTGGTGCGCAAGGCGGTACCGAATCTGTGCGACTGGCAGCATTTGAACCTGAACTATATTGCCAAAGCAAAAATTAATCAGGATCTGTGCATTTCCTGCGGTCGCTGCTTTGCGGTCTGTGAAGATACCTCGCATCAGGCGATTGCAATGACAGCTGATAGGGTATTTTCGGTGAAGGATGACGAATGTGTCGCCTGCAACCTCTGTGTCAATGTTTGCCCAGTAGAAGACTGCATTACAATGGAAGAAATGAAGCCAGGTGCTATCGATCTGCGCACTGGGAAAGTGGTAGATCCACACTACGCCAATTGGACGACTCACCCAAACAATCCGGGCGTTATCAAAGCCGCTGAGTAG
- a CDS encoding TetR family transcriptional regulator C-terminal domain-containing protein, whose protein sequence is MATENTEKKPSRIQLRNRRKILDAALDVFSRYGFRGATLDQIAETAGLSKPNMLYYFASKEAIHIELLNTLMDEWLAPLEEMDPEGAPLEELLRYISRKMEMSRAYPRESRLFANEITQGAPRIGPHLHARLKPLFDEKCILIRGWMDDGKIAQIEPEHLIFSIWAITQHYADFASQVQVLLPDVETAQKGADRHVEMLFNKLLSI, encoded by the coding sequence ATGGCTACTGAAAATACTGAGAAAAAGCCAAGCCGCATTCAATTGCGCAACCGGCGCAAGATTCTGGACGCGGCGTTGGATGTATTTTCGCGCTACGGGTTTCGCGGCGCGACGCTGGACCAGATCGCCGAAACTGCAGGTCTGTCCAAGCCAAACATGCTCTATTACTTTGCCAGCAAAGAGGCGATCCATATCGAATTGCTCAACACCTTGATGGATGAGTGGCTGGCGCCGCTCGAAGAAATGGACCCGGAGGGTGCGCCGCTCGAAGAACTGCTACGCTACATCAGTCGCAAGATGGAGATGAGCCGCGCATACCCACGCGAAAGTCGGCTATTTGCCAATGAGATCACACAAGGGGCACCGCGGATCGGCCCACATCTGCACGCAAGACTGAAGCCACTGTTTGACGAGAAGTGCATTCTAATTCGCGGCTGGATGGATGACGGAAAGATTGCACAGATAGAACCCGAGCATCTGATCTTTTCGATCTGGGCGATCACTCAGCATTATGCAGATTTCGCCTCGCAGGTGCAGGTCCTGCTGCCCGATGTCGAAACGGCGCAAAAGGGTGCCGATCGACATGTGGAAATGCTGTTCAACAAACTGCTCAGCATATGA
- a CDS encoding ABC transporter permease — MRRSVLPVVVVIAAILMLWYAGAVWLNAEWARDQARRAGVELTVFELVADTWAQAKPKLPAPHQVGVELWQTVAEKKVTSRRSLVYHAWITLSATLLGLGLGTVLGFTLAIGIVYNRVMDMSVMPWVIASQTIPILAIAPMIIVVLNAVGISGLLPKAIISMYLSFFPVVVGMVKGLRSPDRMMLDQMRTWNASATQEFWRLRLPMAAPYFFTSMKIAMAASLVGAIVGELPTGAVAGLGARLLAGSYYGQTIQIWSALIMAAALAALMVGLIGVLQRVTLKRMGMV, encoded by the coding sequence ATGCGGCGCAGCGTCCTGCCGGTTGTTGTGGTGATCGCGGCGATTCTGATGCTTTGGTATGCGGGGGCAGTCTGGCTGAACGCAGAATGGGCACGGGATCAGGCGCGACGGGCCGGGGTGGAACTGACGGTTTTTGAACTGGTGGCGGATACCTGGGCCCAGGCAAAACCCAAGCTTCCGGCACCGCATCAGGTCGGGGTTGAGCTGTGGCAGACGGTGGCAGAGAAGAAAGTCACTTCGCGTCGGTCGCTCGTGTACCACGCCTGGATCACGCTGAGTGCGACATTGCTGGGGCTGGGTTTAGGGACGGTGTTAGGGTTCACGCTGGCGATCGGGATCGTCTACAATCGGGTGATGGATATGTCGGTGATGCCTTGGGTGATCGCCAGCCAGACCATCCCGATCCTGGCGATTGCGCCAATGATCATCGTGGTGCTGAACGCCGTCGGGATCAGCGGGCTGCTGCCCAAGGCGATCATCAGTATGTATCTGTCGTTCTTTCCAGTCGTGGTGGGCATGGTAAAAGGGCTGCGCAGCCCGGACCGGATGATGCTAGACCAGATGCGCACATGGAACGCCAGCGCGACGCAGGAGTTCTGGCGGTTGCGACTACCGATGGCGGCGCCGTATTTCTTTACTTCGATGAAGATCGCGATGGCAGCGTCTCTGGTGGGGGCCATTGTCGGAGAATTGCCGACGGGGGCCGTCGCGGGGTTGGGGGCGCGGTTGCTGGCGGGCTCGTACTATGGACAGACGATTCAGATCTGGTCGGCGCTGATCATGGCGGCGGCTCTGGCGGCGCTGATGGTGGGCCTGATCGGGGTTTTACAGCGGGTAACGCTGAAGCGGATGGGCATGGTATGA
- a CDS encoding ABC transporter permease gives MNLVALAVVIWAVGWALNVWLVRRGRGGVLVPVIFGLTIVLVWECLVRGLEVSPVLLPTPSAIAVRFAASTNVLWEDFVQTVIKGALTGYVTGCGAAFVLAIVVDRFDFLRRGLLPVGNFVAALPIIGLAPIMVMWFGFNWHSKAAVVVVMVFFPMLVNTVQGLADSSAMQRDLMRTYAAGYWITLWKLRLPTAMPFIFNGLKIATTLALIGAIVAEFFGSPIRGMGFRISTSVGQLALDLVWAEIVVAALAGSAFYGGVAMLERVVTFWHPSQRGRT, from the coding sequence ATGAACCTGGTGGCGCTGGCGGTGGTGATCTGGGCGGTCGGCTGGGCGCTGAACGTCTGGCTTGTGCGACGTGGGCGCGGCGGAGTGTTGGTTCCGGTGATCTTTGGCCTGACCATCGTGCTGGTCTGGGAATGTCTGGTGCGCGGGCTTGAGGTTAGTCCGGTGCTGCTGCCCACACCTTCGGCGATTGCCGTGCGGTTTGCTGCATCGACCAATGTGCTGTGGGAGGATTTTGTTCAGACGGTAATCAAGGGCGCATTGACGGGCTATGTCACCGGGTGCGGCGCTGCATTTGTACTGGCGATTGTGGTGGACCGGTTCGATTTTCTGCGACGGGGCCTGCTTCCGGTGGGTAATTTCGTCGCCGCTTTGCCGATCATCGGGCTTGCTCCGATTATGGTGATGTGGTTCGGGTTCAACTGGCACAGCAAGGCCGCGGTTGTCGTGGTCATGGTGTTCTTTCCGATGCTGGTGAATACGGTACAGGGGTTGGCTGATAGCAGCGCCATGCAGCGAGATCTGATGCGGACTTATGCGGCGGGCTACTGGATCACGCTTTGGAAATTACGGCTGCCGACGGCGATGCCCTTTATCTTTAACGGGTTGAAGATTGCCACCACGCTGGCGCTGATCGGGGCAATCGTCGCTGAATTTTTCGGCTCTCCGATCCGGGGCATGGGCTTTCGCATCTCGACCAGTGTCGGGCAGCTTGCGCTTGATCTGGTATGGGCGGAAATCGTCGTTGCGGCTTTGGCGGGATCGGCCTTTTATGGGGGTGTGGCGATGCTGGAACGGGTGGTGACCTTTTGGCATCCGTCACAACGCGGTCGGACGTGA
- the hydA gene encoding dihydropyrimidinase encodes MTTVIKNGTIVTADLTYEADILIEGGVITEIGIGLSGDEVLDATGCYVMPGGIDPHVHLEMPFMGTYSADDFESGTRAALAGGTTMVVDFCLPSPGQGLLDGLQMWDNKSTRAHCDYSFHMAVTWWGEKVFEDMKVVTERGINTFKHFMAYKGALMVNDDEMYASFQRCAELGAIPLVHAENGDVVAELSARLLAEGNNGPEAHAYSRPPQVEGEATNRAIMIADMAGVPLYVVHTSCEESHEAIRRARMQGKRVWGEPLIQHLTLDESEYFNADWDHAARRVMSPPFRDKRNQDSLWAGLQSGSLSVVATDHCAFTTDQKRYGVGDFTKIPNGTGGLEDRLPMLWTYGVATGRLTPNEFVAVTSTNIAKILNVYPKKGAILVGADADIVVLDPEKEKTITAASQQSAIDYNVFEGKKVKGLPRYTLTRGRVAVLDGQIKPMEGHGRFVPRAPMGTVNKALSSWKELTAPRKVERTGIPASGV; translated from the coding sequence ATGACGACAGTCATCAAGAACGGCACAATCGTGACGGCGGATCTGACCTATGAGGCGGATATTCTGATCGAAGGCGGCGTGATCACCGAGATCGGCATCGGGCTGAGCGGCGACGAGGTTCTCGACGCGACCGGGTGCTATGTCATGCCGGGTGGGATTGATCCGCATGTGCATCTTGAGATGCCGTTCATGGGCACCTATTCGGCGGATGATTTTGAGAGCGGGACCCGCGCCGCGCTGGCGGGCGGAACGACGATGGTGGTGGACTTCTGTCTGCCAAGCCCCGGGCAGGGCCTGCTTGACGGATTGCAGATGTGGGACAACAAATCCACCCGGGCGCATTGCGACTATTCCTTTCATATGGCGGTGACCTGGTGGGGCGAAAAAGTATTTGAAGACATGAAGGTGGTGACCGAGAGGGGCATCAATACCTTCAAGCACTTCATGGCCTACAAGGGCGCGCTTATGGTGAATGACGATGAGATGTATGCCTCGTTCCAGCGCTGCGCTGAACTGGGCGCGATCCCTCTGGTGCATGCCGAGAATGGCGATGTGGTGGCGGAGCTGTCGGCGCGGTTGCTGGCCGAGGGCAACAATGGGCCCGAGGCACATGCCTATTCGCGGCCGCCGCAGGTCGAAGGAGAGGCCACCAACCGCGCGATCATGATTGCGGATATGGCGGGCGTGCCACTCTATGTTGTGCATACAAGCTGTGAAGAGAGCCACGAGGCGATCCGGCGGGCGCGGATGCAGGGCAAGCGGGTCTGGGGCGAGCCGCTGATCCAGCATCTGACGCTCGACGAGAGCGAGTATTTCAATGCCGACTGGGATCACGCCGCGCGGCGGGTGATGTCGCCGCCATTCCGCGACAAGCGCAATCAGGACAGCCTGTGGGCTGGGCTGCAGTCAGGGTCGTTGTCCGTGGTCGCGACGGATCATTGTGCGTTCACCACCGACCAGAAACGCTATGGTGTAGGGGATTTTACCAAGATCCCGAACGGGACCGGCGGGTTGGAAGACCGGCTGCCGATGCTCTGGACCTATGGTGTTGCGACGGGTCGACTGACGCCGAACGAATTTGTCGCAGTCACGTCGACCAATATTGCCAAAATCCTGAATGTGTATCCGAAAAAGGGTGCCATTCTGGTGGGTGCGGATGCGGATATCGTGGTTCTGGACCCTGAGAAAGAAAAAACCATCACCGCTGCGTCGCAGCAATCCGCCATTGATTACAATGTGTTCGAAGGCAAGAAGGTCAAAGGCCTGCCGCGGTATACCCTGACCCGAGGCCGGGTTGCCGTCCTGGATGGTCAGATCAAGCCGATGGAGGGACACGGTCGGTTTGTACCGCGCGCACCGATGGGCACTGTGAACAAGGCGCTGTCATCCTGGAAAGAACTGACGGCGCCACGCAAGGTCGAGCGGACCGGCATCCCGGCGAGCGGGGTCTAG
- a CDS encoding Zn-dependent hydrolase: MAAPGENLRINGDRLWETLVQMAKVGPGVAGGNNRQTLTDADAEGRALFQSWCEAAGCSMGLDALGNMFATRAGTDPDALPVYVGSHLDTQPTGGKYDGVLGVLGGLELLRTLNDLDIKTRHPIVATNWTNEEGARFAPPMLASGVFAGVHAQDWAESREDAKGLRFGDELDRIGWRGDEPVGARKMHAFFELHIEQGPILEAEGKDIGVVTHGQGLSWTQVTITGKDAHTGSTPMPMRRNAGLGMARVLELVEEIAWSHKPDAVGAAGHIDVYPNSRNVIPGKAVFTVDFRSPDLGVIKDMEARLKVGAQKICDDMGLGVEFEVVGGFDPVTFDPTCVSAIRDAAERLGYSHRDIISGAGHDACWINQVAPTAMIMCPCVDGLSHNEAEDISKQWATAGADVLLHAVVETAGIVE; this comes from the coding sequence ATGGCTGCACCGGGCGAAAACCTGAGGATAAACGGCGACCGGCTGTGGGAGACCCTGGTGCAGATGGCAAAGGTCGGTCCCGGTGTCGCGGGTGGCAACAACCGCCAGACTCTGACCGATGCGGATGCTGAGGGTCGCGCGCTGTTCCAGTCCTGGTGCGAGGCGGCAGGGTGCAGCATGGGATTGGATGCACTTGGCAATATGTTTGCGACGCGGGCCGGAACTGACCCCGACGCGTTGCCGGTCTACGTGGGCTCACATCTGGACACGCAGCCCACGGGCGGCAAGTACGACGGCGTTCTGGGCGTTTTGGGCGGGCTTGAGCTCCTGCGGACGCTCAACGATCTGGACATCAAAACCCGGCATCCGATTGTGGCAACCAACTGGACCAACGAAGAAGGGGCCCGGTTCGCGCCACCCATGCTGGCTTCGGGTGTCTTTGCCGGTGTGCATGCGCAGGACTGGGCCGAGAGCCGCGAAGACGCAAAGGGGCTGCGCTTTGGCGACGAACTTGATCGGATCGGCTGGCGCGGCGATGAACCTGTTGGCGCGCGCAAGATGCACGCCTTTTTCGAACTGCATATCGAGCAGGGTCCGATTCTCGAGGCCGAAGGCAAAGACATTGGCGTCGTGACCCATGGACAGGGGCTGTCCTGGACGCAAGTCACCATCACCGGCAAGGATGCGCATACCGGATCCACGCCGATGCCGATGCGGCGCAACGCGGGCCTTGGGATGGCGCGGGTGCTGGAATTGGTCGAAGAGATTGCATGGTCGCACAAACCTGATGCCGTCGGGGCCGCAGGACATATTGATGTCTATCCGAACTCGCGCAACGTGATTCCGGGTAAAGCGGTCTTTACTGTCGATTTTCGGTCGCCGGATCTTGGAGTGATCAAAGACATGGAGGCGCGCCTCAAGGTTGGCGCTCAGAAGATCTGTGACGATATGGGGCTTGGTGTCGAGTTCGAAGTGGTCGGAGGCTTTGATCCGGTGACCTTTGATCCGACCTGTGTTTCTGCGATCCGCGATGCCGCCGAGCGTCTGGGCTATTCTCACCGCGATATCATTTCGGGTGCCGGGCACGACGCCTGCTGGATCAATCAGGTGGCGCCGACGGCTATGATCATGTGCCCGTGCGTCGATGGGCTGAGTCACAATGAGGCTGAAGATATCTCAAAGCAGTGGGCGACAGCGGGGGCGGATGTGCTGTTGCACGCGGTGGTCGAGACGGCGGGAATCGTCGAATAA
- a CDS encoding NAD(P)-dependent oxidoreductase, which produces MDGKAFATGVVPGRLGAADIAAGFADLHPVLNDHEALVASDRCYFCHDAPCITACPTDIDIPLFIRQIATGTPDAAAKTILSQNILGGMCARVCPTETLCEEACVREAAEGKPVDIGRLQRYATDGLMEQGIHPFVRNVDSGKRVVVVGAGPAGLACAHRLAMYGHQVEILDARPKAGGLNEYGIAAYKATDDFAAREVDWLLKIGGITIRTGIALGQNVALESLRADYDAVFLGVGLGGVNGFDTPGADKSGVSDAVDFIADLRQTKDMTALPVGRDVVVIGGGMTAVDAAVQARLLGALNVTIVYRRGQSRMNASRFEQDLAASKGVRIITNASPVAVYGNGAVREIEFEYTDDALTPTGQKFRLAADQVFKAIGQSLEDVDLPALDGRKIAVSTAGRTSLDLVWAGGDCAAGGDDLTVTAVAEGRDAAEDIHAKLMAVAE; this is translated from the coding sequence ATGGACGGAAAAGCGTTTGCGACAGGCGTGGTGCCCGGGCGGCTTGGTGCTGCTGATATTGCCGCGGGATTTGCTGATTTGCACCCGGTGCTGAACGATCACGAGGCGCTGGTCGCTTCTGATCGCTGCTATTTCTGCCACGATGCGCCCTGCATCACCGCCTGTCCGACCGATATCGACATTCCGCTCTTTATCCGGCAGATCGCCACGGGCACGCCGGATGCTGCCGCAAAAACGATCCTGAGCCAGAATATCTTGGGGGGTATGTGCGCGCGTGTTTGTCCGACCGAGACGCTGTGTGAAGAGGCGTGCGTGCGCGAAGCGGCCGAAGGCAAGCCGGTGGATATCGGGCGGCTTCAACGCTATGCCACTGATGGGCTGATGGAGCAGGGGATTCACCCCTTTGTTCGTAACGTCGACAGCGGCAAAAGGGTTGTCGTCGTTGGGGCCGGTCCGGCAGGACTAGCCTGCGCGCATCGCTTGGCGATGTATGGGCATCAGGTCGAGATCCTGGATGCGCGACCCAAGGCAGGCGGGCTGAACGAATACGGCATTGCGGCTTACAAGGCGACCGACGATTTCGCCGCCCGTGAGGTCGATTGGCTGCTCAAGATTGGTGGCATAACCATACGGACAGGGATCGCGCTGGGCCAGAATGTGGCGCTTGAATCCCTGCGGGCCGATTACGATGCGGTGTTCCTTGGCGTCGGGCTTGGGGGCGTTAACGGATTTGATACGCCTGGCGCGGACAAGTCCGGGGTATCGGATGCCGTGGATTTCATCGCCGACCTGCGCCAGACCAAGGATATGACGGCGTTGCCAGTGGGGCGCGATGTTGTGGTGATCGGGGGCGGGATGACTGCCGTGGACGCAGCTGTGCAGGCGCGGCTACTGGGCGCGCTGAATGTCACGATCGTGTACCGCCGTGGGCAGTCAAGGATGAATGCGAGCCGGTTCGAGCAGGATCTGGCCGCCTCAAAGGGGGTGCGGATTATCACCAATGCGTCGCCTGTGGCTGTGTATGGAAACGGTGCCGTGCGCGAGATCGAGTTTGAGTATACGGACGATGCGTTGACTCCTACTGGCCAAAAGTTCCGTCTGGCTGCCGATCAGGTGTTCAAGGCGATTGGTCAATCGCTTGAGGATGTTGATCTGCCAGCGTTGGACGGGCGCAAGATCGCTGTATCAACCGCTGGACGAACATCGTTGGATCTGGTCTGGGCAGGCGGCGATTGCGCCGCAGGCGGAGACGATCTGACGGTGACCGCCGTGGCTGAGGGGCGCGACGCTGCTGAGGATATTCACGCAAAACTGATGGCGGTGGCAGAGTGA
- a CDS encoding alpha-D-ribose 1-methylphosphonate 5-triphosphate diphosphatase: MIPSPLSLRLTGATSLRDGTLQNRSVAIKNGRISKGPLPEVDLSGYYILPGIIDLHGDACERHQMPRPNAAFSIESALRATDRDAAANGVTTAWITQGWSWEGGLRSPDHAEQFLRALDRYRAQALTDLRVQIRCETHTTDTADRLLAAVRRHRVKYVVFNNHIEQTLATAISSPDSLVNWARDTESSAAQMLDVIRRAQAQKRDVPRYLCRLAEAFDTLGVVYGSHDDPDGETRETFSMIGAKICEFPLRRGVAALARAVGDPVLMGAPNVVRGGSQAGHVAAIDLIRTRLCDVLVSDFYYPALLQAAFRLVDDNVLSLPQAWAMISATPAQILRLPDRGVIDYGLRADLVVVHKHTRAIEATISGGRITHLAGEAAQRFLGVRSEIALAAE; the protein is encoded by the coding sequence ATGATCCCTTCGCCCCTTTCCCTTCGCCTGACCGGCGCCACCTCGCTGCGTGATGGCACGCTGCAGAACCGTTCGGTCGCGATCAAGAATGGGCGCATCTCCAAGGGGCCCCTGCCCGAGGTGGACCTTTCGGGCTACTACATCCTGCCTGGAATCATTGATCTGCATGGCGATGCCTGTGAACGGCATCAGATGCCACGCCCCAACGCGGCCTTCTCGATCGAGAGCGCCCTGCGGGCCACTGACCGCGATGCCGCCGCGAACGGTGTCACCACCGCTTGGATCACCCAGGGCTGGAGCTGGGAGGGAGGGCTGCGCAGCCCCGATCATGCGGAACAGTTCCTTCGGGCGCTGGACCGTTACCGCGCGCAGGCCCTTACCGATCTGCGTGTGCAGATCAGATGCGAGACCCATACCACCGACACCGCTGACCGCTTGCTTGCCGCCGTACGCCGCCACCGCGTAAAGTATGTCGTATTCAACAATCATATTGAGCAGACGCTGGCCACGGCCATTTCCAGCCCCGATTCACTGGTCAACTGGGCAAGGGACACCGAAAGCAGCGCTGCCCAGATGCTGGATGTGATCCGCCGCGCCCAGGCGCAAAAGCGGGATGTCCCACGCTATCTCTGCCGTCTTGCCGAGGCGTTCGACACGCTCGGCGTGGTCTATGGCAGCCATGACGACCCCGACGGCGAAACCCGAGAGACGTTTTCGATGATTGGCGCCAAGATTTGCGAATTTCCCTTGCGGCGCGGTGTCGCCGCCCTCGCACGCGCCGTCGGCGATCCGGTATTGATGGGGGCCCCCAACGTGGTACGTGGCGGATCACAAGCCGGGCATGTGGCGGCTATCGATCTGATCCGCACCCGGCTTTGTGATGTGTTGGTGTCGGATTTCTACTACCCGGCACTGTTGCAAGCGGCGTTCCGACTGGTCGACGACAATGTTCTGTCTTTACCTCAGGCCTGGGCGATGATTTCAGCCACCCCCGCACAGATCCTGCGTCTGCCGGACCGTGGCGTCATCGATTACGGATTGCGCGCCGATCTAGTTGTGGTTCACAAACACACCCGCGCGATTGAGGCCACAATCAGCGGCGGTCGCATTACCCATCTGGCGGGTGAAGCCGCACAACGGTTCCTCGGGGTACGCAGCGAAATCGCGCTGGCAGCGGAATAA
- a CDS encoding ABC transporter ATP-binding protein: protein MSISPDADRAIDRDTQAVISARNLDLTFQTGDGPVQALSDVDLDIAKGEFVSFIGPSGCGKTTFLRVMADLEQPTGGAITVNGVSPREARLSRAYGYVFQAAGLYPWRTIGGNIRLPLEIMGYSRADQAERVARVLELVELTGFEKKFPWQLSGGMQQRASIARALAFDADILLMDEPFGALDEIVRDHLNEQLLALWKRTEKTICFVTHSIPEAVYLSSKIVVMSPRPGRITDVIDSPLPRDRPLDIRDSAVFLEVAHRVREGLRAGHAYDG from the coding sequence GTGTCTATTTCGCCAGACGCAGACCGGGCCATTGACCGCGATACGCAAGCTGTGATCTCTGCCCGTAACCTTGACCTGACATTTCAGACCGGAGACGGGCCGGTGCAGGCGCTGAGCGATGTCGATCTTGATATCGCAAAGGGTGAATTTGTCAGCTTTATTGGTCCGTCTGGCTGTGGAAAGACGACCTTTCTGCGGGTCATGGCGGATCTGGAGCAGCCAACGGGGGGCGCGATCACCGTCAACGGCGTGTCGCCGCGCGAGGCGCGGTTGAGCCGGGCGTATGGCTATGTGTTTCAGGCAGCAGGTCTGTACCCATGGCGCACGATCGGCGGAAATATCCGTCTGCCGCTGGAAATCATGGGCTATTCGCGCGCCGATCAGGCCGAACGGGTGGCACGGGTGCTCGAGCTGGTCGAGTTGACCGGGTTCGAGAAAAAATTCCCGTGGCAGTTGTCTGGGGGGATGCAGCAGCGGGCGTCGATTGCGCGGGCGCTGGCCTTTGATGCTGACATCCTGTTGATGGACGAGCCGTTCGGCGCGCTGGACGAAATTGTGCGTGATCATCTGAACGAGCAGTTGCTGGCGCTTTGGAAGCGCACCGAAAAGACGATCTGTTTTGTGACGCATTCAATCCCCGAAGCGGTCTATCTGAGTAGCAAAATCGTGGTGATGAGCCCGCGGCCCGGACGGATCACCGATGTGATCGATAGCCCGCTGCCAAGAGACCGGCCGCTGGATATTCGCGATTCTGCGGTATTTCTGGAGGTGGCGCACCGGGTGCGCGAGGGGCTGCGGGCAGGGCACGCCTATGATGGATAG
- a CDS encoding ABC transporter substrate-binding protein yields MKKIGMVTAAALGLTASVATAADDMTLQLKWVTQAQFGGYYVALEKGFYEEEDLNVTIKPGGPDIAPVQVLLGGGADVMVDWLPSALAAREKGAPIVNIAQPFASSGLMLTCLKEHGITSPADFPGHTLGTWFFGNEIPLYSWMGKLGYATDGSDGGVTIQKINFNVDPLLQKQVECATTMTYNEYWQVIDAGLAPDDLVVFKYEDEGISTLEDGLYTTEDKLADPAEVEKLVRFVRASMKGWKYAEANPDEAADIVLEYDETGAQTEKHQRRMMGEIAKLTAGSDGALDEAAFDRSAEITMEGGMITEAPEGAWTHAITDEALK; encoded by the coding sequence ATGAAAAAAATTGGAATGGTAACAGCTGCGGCGCTGGGCCTGACGGCCAGTGTTGCGACGGCGGCGGATGATATGACGCTGCAACTCAAATGGGTGACGCAGGCGCAGTTCGGGGGCTATTACGTCGCGCTCGAAAAAGGATTCTATGAAGAAGAGGATCTGAATGTCACGATCAAACCGGGTGGGCCGGATATCGCTCCGGTTCAGGTGTTGCTGGGCGGCGGTGCGGATGTGATGGTGGACTGGCTTCCCTCGGCGCTTGCTGCGCGGGAAAAAGGTGCGCCGATTGTGAACATCGCGCAGCCGTTTGCCAGTTCGGGTCTGATGCTGACCTGTCTCAAGGAGCATGGCATCACATCGCCCGCAGATTTTCCCGGTCATACGCTTGGCACCTGGTTCTTTGGCAACGAGATCCCGCTCTATTCCTGGATGGGCAAGCTGGGCTATGCCACCGACGGATCGGATGGCGGTGTGACGATCCAGAAGATCAACTTTAACGTTGATCCGCTGCTGCAAAAGCAGGTCGAATGCGCCACCACGATGACCTATAACGAATATTGGCAGGTGATTGATGCGGGCCTGGCGCCTGACGATCTGGTGGTTTTCAAGTATGAGGACGAAGGCATCTCGACTCTTGAGGATGGCCTGTACACCACCGAAGATAAGCTGGCCGATCCGGCTGAAGTTGAAAAGCTGGTCCGCTTTGTTCGTGCTTCGATGAAGGGCTGGAAATACGCCGAGGCGAACCCGGACGAAGCTGCGGATATCGTGCTCGAATATGACGAGACCGGTGCCCAGACCGAAAAGCACCAGCGCCGTATGATGGGCGAAATTGCCAAACTGACTGCCGGATCCGACGGCGCGCTGGACGAGGCGGCGTTTGATCGCTCGGCCGAGATAACGATGGAAGGTGGCATGATCACCGAAGCGCCGGAAGGTGCCTGGACCCACGCTATCACCGACGAAGCCTTGAAATAG